A single window of Leptolyngbya ohadii IS1 DNA harbors:
- a CDS encoding site-2 protease family protein, protein MTITLLILVAAIAILGWGFYRARPMGKLGILAWLQSVSLMAPWLLVFGALTLGITFNLAAVLLLLLLSIAAYILLGRQLRASAEEAGLLNPVSSQSAQPTTAQTPNAAKEEGIIDRSETVPGTVNPSANPAVTESGAAKPAANPMMPSMPAEDIQTIKGIFGVETFFATETIPYQEGVIFKGNLRGEVQPTFDRLTANLAERMGDRYRLFLLEGSEGKPVVIVLPRAPEKKSVAIAQWILSIVLIVSTIATCLETGGLLFGFDFFTETNRWREVLPIAAGILLVLAVTEIAHRIAAAKANLRLSPPYLIPTWQIGSFGSFFRFESVLPDRSRLFDVAFVGSAAGGVVALGMLIVGLLLSRPDSLFQLPSGFFEGSILVGTLARVVLGDALQQSLVAIHPLVLVGWIGLVITAINLMPAGQLNGGRIVQAIYGRKVAGRTTFATLIVLGLASLVNPLALYWAVLILFLQRDLERPALNELTEPDDARAALGLLVLFLMAATLLPLTPGLAGRLGIGSSF, encoded by the coding sequence ATGACCATTACGTTACTGATTTTAGTTGCAGCGATCGCCATTCTCGGATGGGGATTTTATCGGGCAAGACCGATGGGCAAGCTAGGCATTCTGGCTTGGCTCCAGTCGGTGTCGCTGATGGCTCCCTGGCTGCTGGTATTTGGCGCACTCACGCTGGGGATTACGTTCAATCTGGCGGCGGTGCTGCTGCTGCTGCTGCTGTCGATCGCGGCATACATTCTGCTGGGTAGACAGCTGCGAGCCTCCGCAGAGGAAGCCGGACTGCTAAACCCCGTGTCGTCCCAGTCTGCCCAACCGACAACCGCCCAAACCCCAAACGCCGCAAAAGAAGAAGGGATCATCGATCGATCGGAAACGGTTCCGGGTACGGTCAATCCCTCTGCAAATCCAGCGGTCACGGAGAGCGGTGCAGCAAAGCCAGCGGCTAACCCTATGATGCCCTCCATGCCAGCGGAGGACATTCAGACGATCAAAGGCATTTTTGGCGTAGAAACTTTCTTTGCCACGGAAACCATTCCCTACCAGGAAGGCGTGATTTTTAAGGGCAATCTGCGCGGCGAAGTACAGCCCACCTTCGATCGGCTGACGGCAAACCTGGCGGAGCGGATGGGCGATCGCTATCGTCTGTTTCTGCTGGAAGGCTCGGAAGGCAAGCCTGTGGTGATCGTACTGCCCCGCGCTCCGGAGAAAAAATCCGTGGCGATCGCCCAGTGGATTCTCTCAATCGTGCTGATTGTGTCTACGATCGCGACCTGTCTGGAAACGGGCGGACTGCTATTTGGGTTTGACTTTTTCACCGAAACCAATCGCTGGCGCGAAGTATTGCCGATCGCCGCTGGCATTCTGCTGGTACTGGCAGTAACGGAAATCGCCCATCGCATTGCCGCAGCCAAGGCAAACCTGCGTCTCAGTCCGCCCTACTTGATTCCCACCTGGCAGATTGGCTCCTTCGGCAGCTTTTTCCGCTTCGAGTCCGTTTTGCCCGATCGCAGCCGTTTATTTGATGTGGCTTTTGTAGGGTCGGCGGCAGGTGGTGTCGTTGCCCTGGGTATGCTCATCGTGGGGCTGCTGCTGTCTCGTCCGGATAGCCTGTTTCAGTTGCCTTCTGGCTTCTTTGAGGGGTCGATTCTAGTGGGAACGCTGGCGCGGGTGGTGCTGGGAGATGCGCTGCAACAGTCCCTCGTGGCGATTCATCCCCTGGTGCTGGTCGGCTGGATTGGGCTGGTGATCACGGCAATTAATCTGATGCCCGCAGGACAGCTCAACGGTGGACGGATTGTGCAGGCAATCTACGGCAGAAAAGTTGCAGGACGCACAACCTTTGCCACGCTAATTGTGCTGGGTCTGGCTTCCCTGGTGAATCCGCTGGCGCTTTACTGGGCAGTGCTGATTCTGTTCTTGCAGCGCGATCTGGAACGTCCTGCCCTCAACGAACTCACAGAGCCGGATGATGCCCGTGCTGCCCTCGGACTGCTGGTGCTGTTTTTGATGGCGGCAACGCTGCTGCCCCTGACGCCCGGACTCGCAGGTCGGCTGGGTATCGGGAGTTCGTTCTAG
- a CDS encoding nucleoside deaminase — MSEVSPTPFQMVQHLQRSHQIALRAMQFGRHPFGAILVAPDHETVLLEQGNVDTVNHAESVLVRAAHTNFSPDYLWDCTLYTTVEPCAMCTATLYWANIGRLVYGIAESQLLQLTGNHTENPTLNLPCREVLERGQKSVQVWGPIAAVEDTIVQLHRDFWQR, encoded by the coding sequence ATGTCTGAAGTTAGCCCTACTCCGTTTCAGATGGTGCAGCATTTGCAGCGATCGCATCAGATTGCGCTGCGGGCAATGCAATTTGGACGCCATCCGTTTGGAGCGATTCTGGTTGCGCCGGATCATGAAACGGTTTTGCTGGAGCAGGGAAACGTGGATACGGTGAATCACGCAGAATCGGTGCTGGTTCGCGCAGCCCACACCAACTTCAGTCCAGACTATCTCTGGGACTGCACCCTCTACACCACCGTTGAACCCTGCGCCATGTGTACGGCAACGCTTTACTGGGCAAATATTGGGCGCTTAGTCTACGGCATTGCGGAATCCCAGCTATTGCAGCTTACAGGCAACCATACCGAGAATCCCACCCTTAATCTGCCCTGCCGTGAAGTCCTGGAACGCGGACAAAAATCGGTTCAGGTTTGGGGACCGATCGCCGCAGTGGAAGACACGATCGTACAGCTTCATCGAGATTTTTGGCAGCGCTAA
- a CDS encoding dihydrofolate reductase family protein, with product MRPHIIYYVAASIDGYIATPDGSVDWLNAFENNSEENSGEDYGYEAFYQSIDGLIMGSHTYEQVCSFGEWVYPGKPCWVLSQRSIPVSQPEVTLTHQPPEAIVPLLEAQKLQRVWLVGGGQIATAFYQRGFLDEFILSLMPIVLGSGIPLLQPTERSQMLELTEAKTFPSGVVQLYYRRKPQS from the coding sequence ATGCGTCCGCACATTATTTACTATGTCGCAGCCAGTATTGATGGCTATATTGCCACTCCAGACGGCAGTGTAGATTGGCTGAATGCCTTTGAAAATAACAGCGAGGAAAATAGCGGCGAAGATTACGGCTATGAGGCTTTCTATCAGTCGATCGACGGTCTGATCATGGGCAGCCACACCTATGAGCAGGTATGCAGTTTTGGCGAATGGGTCTATCCGGGCAAGCCCTGCTGGGTGTTGTCGCAGCGATCGATTCCGGTTTCCCAGCCGGAAGTGACTTTAACCCATCAACCTCCTGAGGCGATCGTGCCGCTGCTGGAAGCACAGAAACTCCAGCGGGTCTGGTTAGTTGGAGGAGGACAGATCGCAACCGCCTTTTATCAGCGGGGCTTCCTTGATGAATTTATTTTGTCGCTGATGCCGATCGTCCTGGGGTCAGGCATTCCGCTCTTGCAGCCCACAGAGCGATCGCAGATGCTGGAGTTAACCGAAGCCAAAACGTTTCCGAGCGGGGTCGTGCAGCTTTACTATCGACGCAAACCACAGTCCTAA
- a CDS encoding NAD(P)/FAD-dependent oxidoreductase has translation MTQTRICILGGGFGGLYTALRLSQLPWNSSEKPEIVLVDQRDRFLFSPLLYELLTGELQTWEIAPPYSELLANTGIRFIQQAVAGVDVEAKQVKLQDGTVLAYDSLVVAMGGETPLDLAPGVAEFAIPFRTLADVYRLEERLRSMEESDREKIRVAIVGGGYSGVELACKLSERLGDRGRIRLVEASEQILKTSPEYNRETAQKALSDRKVWIDLETQVKSITAESMVLEYRGQTDDLPVDVVLWTVGTRISDVVQNLPLKHNERGQLVVNAQLQCADHPEIFALGDSVECRDADGQLVPGTAQAAFQQAECAGWNVWAGLTGRPLLPFRYQALGEMMTLGKDDATLTGLGIRLNGSSAYIARRLVYLYRMPTLDHQIKVGLNWIAQPLRQLLSP, from the coding sequence ATGACTCAAACCCGTATTTGCATTCTTGGAGGGGGCTTTGGTGGACTCTACACCGCCCTGCGGCTCAGCCAGTTGCCCTGGAATTCGTCGGAAAAGCCGGAAATCGTCCTGGTGGATCAGCGCGATCGCTTCCTATTTTCGCCGCTGCTTTACGAACTGCTGACAGGGGAACTGCAAACCTGGGAAATTGCGCCGCCCTACAGTGAACTGCTGGCAAATACGGGAATTCGCTTTATTCAGCAGGCGGTTGCCGGAGTCGATGTGGAGGCAAAACAGGTGAAGCTTCAGGACGGAACTGTCCTAGCCTACGATTCGCTGGTTGTCGCGATGGGGGGAGAAACGCCGCTGGATCTGGCTCCCGGTGTGGCAGAATTTGCGATTCCGTTTCGGACGCTGGCGGATGTGTATCGGCTGGAGGAACGGCTGCGATCGATGGAGGAATCCGATCGGGAAAAAATTCGGGTGGCGATCGTGGGCGGTGGCTATAGCGGGGTTGAGCTTGCCTGTAAGCTGTCGGAACGGTTAGGCGATCGGGGACGGATTCGCCTCGTGGAAGCCTCGGAGCAAATTTTGAAAACTTCGCCGGAATACAACCGGGAAACAGCACAGAAGGCACTGAGCGATCGCAAGGTCTGGATCGACCTGGAAACGCAGGTGAAATCGATTACTGCTGAATCAATGGTGTTGGAGTATCGCGGACAGACGGACGACTTGCCCGTAGATGTGGTGCTGTGGACGGTGGGAACTCGTATTAGTGATGTGGTGCAGAATTTGCCGCTAAAGCACAATGAACGCGGTCAGCTTGTGGTGAATGCTCAGTTGCAGTGTGCGGATCATCCAGAGATTTTTGCGCTGGGTGACTCGGTAGAATGCCGGGATGCCGATGGTCAGCTTGTACCGGGGACGGCTCAGGCAGCGTTTCAGCAGGCAGAATGCGCGGGCTGGAATGTGTGGGCAGGGCTGACGGGTAGACCGCTCCTGCCGTTCCGCTATCAGGCATTGGGCGAAATGATGACCCTGGGCAAAGACGATGCCACGCTTACCGGGCTGGGAATTCGGCTGAACGGTTCTTCTGCCTATATTGCGCGTCGGCTAGTTTACCTCTACCGGATGCCCACCCTCGACCACCAGATCAAAGTCGGGTTAAACTGGATTGCTCAACCGCTGCGGCAATTGCTGTCCCCGTAA
- a CDS encoding PIN domain-containing protein yields MTAMPPVILVFDIGALAASTPAEWREFSRVGSCCIPQLIYEEMKLLFDRSPDPDLERIAKSFNRFYASSGWKITDINAHHAAFKVPSGQASTRRARLSLAVGRCGYGLAQSYPGNLVAVVTKDRTLQQRLHDIPCVNLCGIPVDALLQWSRTGQRPLQVTHKLQQFRAVHQLATQTTVVNETYRPTSPTRITPRPTTPMQKVVSLPRWLPDLFSLLMAAGGLAVAGYFIWQIVHSPQVQELFPQSNGSQSHLEIPRSSA; encoded by the coding sequence ATGACTGCGATGCCTCCCGTCATTCTGGTGTTCGATATTGGTGCATTAGCGGCGTCTACCCCTGCTGAATGGCGTGAGTTTTCGCGGGTGGGAAGCTGCTGTATTCCCCAGCTTATCTACGAAGAGATGAAGCTGCTGTTCGATCGATCGCCAGACCCGGATCTGGAGCGAATTGCGAAATCGTTCAACCGTTTCTATGCGTCGAGCGGCTGGAAGATTACCGATATCAATGCCCACCATGCGGCGTTTAAGGTGCCCTCCGGACAGGCATCAACCCGCAGGGCAAGGCTGTCGCTGGCGGTGGGACGCTGTGGCTATGGGCTGGCGCAGTCCTATCCCGGTAATCTGGTGGCGGTGGTGACAAAGGATCGAACGCTTCAGCAGCGGCTGCACGATATCCCCTGCGTCAATCTCTGCGGCATTCCGGTAGATGCGTTGCTGCAATGGAGCCGAACCGGGCAGCGTCCTCTACAGGTCACGCATAAGCTTCAGCAGTTTCGAGCGGTGCATCAGCTTGCGACCCAGACCACCGTAGTCAACGAAACCTATCGCCCTACCTCTCCGACCCGAATCACGCCCCGACCGACAACCCCCATGCAGAAAGTCGTTTCCCTGCCGAGATGGTTGCCCGATTTGTTTTCTTTGCTAATGGCGGCAGGCGGTCTAGCAGTGGCGGGCTACTTTATCTGGCAAATTGTCCACAGTCCCCAAGTGCAGGAACTCTTTCCGCAATCAAACGGTTCCCAATCCCATCTAGAAATTCCTCGCAGCTCTGCTTGA
- a CDS encoding HAD-IA family hydrolase yields MPLNLAPLEPRPQVIFLDAVGTLFGVKGSVGEIYGSIARQFGVHTDEALLNQAFFHSFKAAPRMAFPGASQAEIPQKEYAWWEAIAYQTFSEVGVVEQFSNFGEFFAGLYDYFAKADPWFIYDDVRQALDYWQSEGITLAVLSNFDSRLYPVLDALGLLYYFSSVTISTEVGAAKPETAVFQAALAKHGISADRAWHIGDSLREDYEGARKAGIRAFWLNRG; encoded by the coding sequence ATGCCCCTGAATCTTGCCCCCCTCGAACCCCGCCCCCAGGTGATTTTTCTCGATGCGGTTGGGACGCTGTTTGGCGTGAAGGGAAGCGTAGGCGAAATCTACGGCTCGATCGCCCGACAGTTTGGGGTTCACACGGATGAGGCATTGCTGAATCAGGCATTTTTCCACAGCTTTAAAGCCGCTCCGCGTATGGCGTTTCCGGGGGCAAGCCAGGCAGAAATTCCTCAGAAAGAATATGCCTGGTGGGAAGCGATCGCCTATCAAACCTTCTCTGAAGTGGGGGTGGTCGAGCAATTCTCGAACTTCGGGGAATTCTTCGCGGGGCTGTACGACTACTTCGCCAAGGCGGATCCCTGGTTTATTTACGACGATGTGCGGCAGGCGTTGGACTACTGGCAGTCGGAAGGCATTACCCTGGCGGTGTTGTCTAACTTCGACTCGCGCCTTTATCCCGTGCTGGATGCTCTGGGACTGCTCTACTACTTTTCCTCCGTCACGATTTCAACTGAAGTGGGAGCCGCGAAGCCAGAAACGGCAGTTTTTCAGGCAGCGCTTGCGAAACACGGGATCTCAGCCGATCGTGCCTGGCATATTGGCGATAGCTTGCGAGAGGACTACGAGGGGGCAAGGAAAGCGGGCATTCGAGCATTCTGGCTGAATCGCGGATAG
- a CDS encoding ATP-binding protein, which yields MSLSELSQLQSAIKILLIEDAETDCVAFTRYLRADPDRRYDLLTAENLNTGMELWRSQSPDVVLLDLHLPDGNGLEFLEFMRTESAGQLTAKVPVIVLSGQGNEQVAVRAMKLGAMDYLVKGDITSASLRKSVEAIIEYHALVKQLDRSQQQKELLSEIALRIRQSLDLPNILQAAVDGLRQLLDCDRAILYEFQPDWSGFVSVESVRLAELSLLHQEIVDPCLASRWHESYLHGRTSFVSDREDPSLKPCYAKMLASFQIRANLVTPILQDQHLWGLLIAHECHHPRTWDTSEIQLVKQLATQVSIAIQQATAYAQLQTELKERREAEAQLQRLNQDLENRVAQRTADLTHYIQEVEDLYNNAPCGYHSLDPQGRYVRVNETELQWLGYSREEMLGKSVAEFLTEESRQAFAQNFQVFLEQGWVKNLEYEMVCKDGSLLPVLLSATSVKDEMGRLLHNRATMIDIRDRKQFEQHLQETNLELARISRLKDEFLANMSHELRTPLTAILGMSDVLQEGIYGELNGKQSQYIKVIHESGKHLLSLINDILDLAKIESGTLELQIASVCVQNLCQHSLSFVKQIAQKKLVELNTIIPADVGDIEVDELRIRQALINLLSNAVKFTPEGGKVTLAVERDRTQRRIEFSVTDTGIGIAAEHLPKLFQSFMQIDSSLNRQYGGTGLGLALIRRIVELHGGEVAVESVLGEGSCFRITLPDDL from the coding sequence ATGAGTCTTAGTGAGCTTTCCCAATTGCAATCCGCAATCAAAATTTTACTCATTGAGGATGCAGAAACCGATTGCGTTGCCTTTACCCGGTACCTCCGGGCTGACCCCGATCGTCGCTATGATCTCCTAACCGCAGAAAACCTAAACACAGGCATGGAACTGTGGCGATCGCAGTCTCCAGATGTGGTGCTGCTAGATTTGCATCTGCCGGACGGCAACGGTCTGGAGTTTTTGGAGTTTATGCGGACAGAATCGGCAGGACAATTGACTGCCAAAGTGCCTGTAATCGTTCTCTCTGGGCAGGGCAACGAACAGGTTGCAGTCCGGGCTATGAAACTCGGCGCGATGGACTATCTGGTCAAGGGAGACATCACTTCCGCTTCGCTGCGGAAAAGCGTAGAGGCGATCATTGAATATCATGCTCTGGTCAAACAGCTCGATCGATCGCAGCAGCAGAAAGAACTGCTCTCAGAAATTGCCCTGCGAATTCGTCAGTCGCTAGACCTCCCAAACATCCTTCAGGCTGCGGTGGATGGTCTGCGGCAACTGCTCGACTGCGATCGCGCCATTCTCTATGAGTTTCAGCCCGATTGGTCTGGGTTCGTCAGCGTTGAATCGGTGCGGCTAGCGGAGTTATCGCTTCTGCATCAGGAAATTGTTGACCCTTGTTTGGCGTCCAGGTGGCACGAGTCCTACCTTCACGGCAGAACCAGTTTTGTGAGCGATCGAGAAGATCCGTCTCTTAAACCCTGCTATGCCAAAATGTTAGCCAGCTTTCAAATACGGGCAAATCTGGTGACGCCGATTCTTCAGGATCAGCATCTCTGGGGCTTGCTGATTGCCCACGAATGCCATCATCCCCGCACCTGGGATACGTCAGAGATCCAACTGGTCAAGCAGCTGGCAACTCAGGTGAGTATTGCCATTCAACAAGCCACCGCCTACGCCCAACTGCAAACCGAGCTAAAGGAACGTCGGGAAGCCGAGGCACAGCTTCAGCGTCTCAATCAAGACCTGGAAAACCGGGTTGCCCAGCGCACCGCCGATCTGACTCACTACATCCAGGAGGTGGAGGATCTCTACAACAATGCGCCCTGCGGCTACCATTCTCTAGATCCCCAGGGGCGCTACGTGCGGGTCAACGAAACTGAATTGCAGTGGCTCGGCTACAGCCGGGAGGAAATGCTGGGCAAATCAGTCGCTGAGTTTCTGACGGAGGAGAGTCGTCAGGCATTTGCGCAAAATTTTCAGGTCTTTCTTGAGCAGGGATGGGTCAAAAATCTAGAGTATGAAATGGTCTGCAAAGACGGCTCCCTGCTGCCCGTCTTGCTTAGCGCCACATCGGTTAAAGATGAAATGGGTCGGCTGTTGCACAATCGCGCCACGATGATTGATATTCGCGATCGCAAACAGTTTGAACAGCATCTTCAAGAAACCAATCTTGAGCTTGCCCGCATCAGCCGCCTGAAGGACGAATTTCTGGCAAATATGAGCCACGAATTACGGACACCGCTGACGGCAATCCTGGGAATGTCCGATGTATTGCAGGAGGGAATTTATGGTGAACTCAATGGGAAACAGAGCCAATACATCAAAGTTATTCACGAAAGCGGAAAGCATTTGCTATCGCTGATTAACGACATTCTTGACCTGGCAAAAATTGAATCGGGAACGCTGGAACTACAAATTGCCTCTGTTTGTGTACAGAATCTCTGTCAACATAGCTTAAGCTTTGTAAAACAAATCGCTCAGAAGAAATTAGTTGAACTGAATACAATAATTCCTGCGGATGTGGGTGACATCGAAGTCGATGAATTACGAATCCGCCAGGCACTCATTAATCTGCTCAGTAATGCGGTCAAGTTTACGCCTGAAGGTGGAAAAGTAACGCTAGCAGTAGAACGCGATCGCACCCAAAGAAGAATTGAATTTAGCGTCACGGATACAGGAATTGGGATCGCCGCAGAACATCTGCCAAAGCTTTTTCAGTCGTTTATGCAGATCGATAGTAGCCTTAATCGCCAATATGGCGGCACAGGATTAGGCTTGGCGCTCATCAGGAGAATCGTGGAACTGCATGGGGGAGAGGTTGCGGTAGAAAGCGTCTTAGGCGAAGGAAGCTGCTTTAGGATTACCCTACCGGACGATCTTTAA
- the glcD gene encoding glycolate oxidase subunit GlcD yields MVTLTAQPSAESRDWKPIVKAFEAVVGKNGVVQRKEELLVYECDGLTSYRQRPAVVVLPRTTEQVAEVVKICDRFNVPFIARGAGTGLSGGALPIENCVLIGTALMNQILEIDLENQRVVVQPGVINNWVTQAVSGAGFYYAPDPSSQIICSIGGNVAENSGGVHCLKYGVTTNHVLGLKLVLPDGSIVDTGSKVPEMPGYDLTGIFVGSEGTLGIATEITLRILKTSEAIHVLLADFTSVEAAGQAVSDIISAGIIPGGMEMMDNFSINAVEDVVATNCYPRDATAILLIELDGLEVEVAANRERVEAICRQNGARNIRTATDPTERLTLWKGRKAAFAAMGKISPDYYVQDGVIPRTKLQYVLREIEALSQKHGYRVANVFHAGDGNLHPLILYNNAVPGQLEEVEALGGDILKLCVEVGGSISGEHGIGADKKCYMSAMFSETDLETMLWVRQVFNPKGLANPEKLFPTPRTCGEAAQSIAATEFPNVDRF; encoded by the coding sequence ATGGTGACACTCACAGCCCAACCTTCCGCCGAATCGCGCGACTGGAAGCCGATCGTCAAAGCCTTTGAAGCCGTGGTCGGTAAAAATGGCGTGGTGCAGCGCAAAGAGGAACTGCTGGTGTATGAGTGCGATGGGTTGACCAGCTATCGGCAGCGTCCGGCGGTGGTGGTTTTGCCGCGCACCACAGAACAGGTGGCAGAAGTCGTTAAAATCTGCGATCGCTTCAATGTGCCTTTTATTGCGCGGGGAGCCGGAACTGGACTATCGGGGGGTGCTTTGCCGATCGAAAACTGTGTGCTGATCGGAACTGCCCTGATGAATCAGATCCTCGAAATCGATCTGGAAAATCAGCGGGTGGTGGTTCAGCCTGGGGTGATCAATAACTGGGTAACGCAGGCAGTTAGCGGGGCAGGGTTTTACTATGCGCCCGATCCATCCAGTCAGATTATTTGCTCGATCGGTGGCAATGTGGCAGAGAATTCGGGCGGGGTGCATTGCCTGAAGTACGGCGTGACAACGAACCACGTTCTGGGGCTAAAGCTGGTTTTACCGGATGGGTCGATCGTCGATACGGGCAGTAAAGTCCCCGAAATGCCAGGTTATGACCTCACAGGAATTTTTGTTGGTTCAGAAGGCACACTGGGCATTGCTACGGAAATTACACTGCGAATTCTGAAAACCTCTGAGGCAATCCACGTCTTGCTGGCGGACTTTACCAGCGTGGAAGCGGCGGGGCAGGCAGTTTCGGACATCATCAGCGCCGGGATCATTCCGGGCGGCATGGAAATGATGGACAACTTTAGCATTAACGCCGTGGAAGATGTGGTGGCAACCAACTGCTACCCGCGAGATGCGACGGCAATCTTGCTGATCGAACTGGACGGGCTGGAAGTAGAAGTGGCGGCAAACCGGGAGCGAGTCGAGGCAATCTGTCGGCAGAACGGCGCAAGAAATATCCGTACTGCCACCGACCCCACGGAACGGCTCACCCTCTGGAAGGGACGCAAGGCAGCGTTTGCGGCGATGGGCAAAATCAGCCCAGATTACTATGTGCAGGATGGGGTGATTCCGCGTACCAAACTGCAATACGTGCTGCGCGAAATTGAGGCATTGAGCCAGAAGCACGGCTATCGCGTTGCTAATGTCTTTCATGCCGGAGACGGCAATTTGCACCCGCTAATTCTCTATAACAATGCGGTTCCGGGACAGCTTGAGGAGGTAGAAGCGTTGGGCGGGGATATCCTGAAGCTGTGCGTTGAAGTCGGCGGCAGTATCTCCGGTGAACATGGCATTGGCGCAGACAAAAAGTGCTACATGTCCGCGATGTTTAGCGAAACGGACTTGGAAACGATGCTGTGGGTGCGGCAGGTGTTCAACCCCAAGGGACTGGCAAACCCAGAAAAGCTATTCCCCACCCCAAGAACCTGCGGTGAAGCAGCCCAATCGATCGCCGCCACAGAATTTCCGAACGTCGATCGGTTTTAG
- a CDS encoding SH3 domain-containing protein has translation MSPAPRMPQKLQSKNRLAFLWTVSLLLSLPLSALADTAVPVDRLRSQLQGRTQVPIVLPNQLPEADALYSNVASVSPGGYEISFTYTPDCQGTACTWGYFSAQRGGTIDTQPISPRDTIESVTLANGTQAQFTNFCGAYCTAQASWISQGVLYSASVKNGRRETVVALANSALQAVRPTSNPSAPNNATLTSRDPGSRINIRDRASTNSPTRHYGLAGDAVRVLEQVTGSDRQPWYRVQFVGSGAAGWVRGDFIRF, from the coding sequence ATGTCACCCGCTCCTCGAATGCCTCAAAAGCTTCAATCGAAAAACCGCCTTGCATTCCTCTGGACAGTTTCGCTGCTGCTGAGCCTGCCGCTTTCAGCGCTGGCAGATACCGCTGTCCCAGTCGATCGTCTGCGTTCCCAGCTTCAGGGACGGACTCAGGTGCCGATCGTCCTGCCGAACCAACTGCCGGAAGCAGATGCGCTCTACTCTAACGTGGCGAGTGTGAGTCCGGGCGGCTACGAAATTAGCTTTACCTACACCCCCGACTGTCAGGGAACTGCCTGTACCTGGGGCTACTTCTCGGCGCAGCGCGGCGGCACGATCGACACCCAGCCGATCAGTCCGAGAGATACGATCGAATCTGTGACGCTGGCAAATGGGACTCAGGCACAGTTCACTAATTTTTGCGGCGCGTATTGTACTGCCCAGGCATCCTGGATTTCGCAGGGCGTTCTTTATTCCGCTTCCGTTAAAAATGGGCGCAGAGAAACGGTCGTTGCCCTGGCAAATTCTGCCCTGCAAGCGGTTCGCCCCACTTCCAATCCTTCCGCCCCGAACAATGCCACGCTGACCAGCCGCGATCCCGGTTCCCGGATTAATATTCGCGATCGAGCCAGTACGAATTCCCCGACTCGCCACTATGGTTTAGCGGGAGATGCGGTGCGCGTGCTGGAACAGGTGACTGGCTCCGATCGGCAACCCTGGTATCGGGTACAGTTTGTCGGTTCTGGTGCAGCGGGCTGGGTGCGAGGGGATTTTATCCGGTTTTAG
- a CDS encoding DUF1810 domain-containing protein: MVNEVDNTVNQNSDNLPDLHNLNRFLQAQEEDFTRALAEVKQGQKQTHWMWYIFPQLEGLGYSSNARYYGIKTLAEARAYLEHPILGLRLIEITEAVLKVEGRSAYDIFGSPDDRKLQSCATLFAAVSPVGSVFDRLLDQYFDGEHDSKTLRLLAD, translated from the coding sequence ATGGTGAACGAAGTCGATAACACGGTGAATCAAAATTCTGATAACCTCCCCGACTTGCATAATCTGAATCGTTTCCTGCAAGCCCAGGAAGAGGATTTTACCCGTGCTCTCGCCGAAGTGAAACAGGGGCAAAAGCAGACCCATTGGATGTGGTACATCTTCCCGCAGCTGGAAGGGCTGGGATACAGCAGCAACGCTCGATACTACGGCATCAAAACCCTTGCGGAAGCCAGAGCGTATTTGGAGCATCCAATTCTGGGTTTGCGGCTGATAGAGATCACGGAAGCTGTCCTGAAAGTGGAGGGACGATCGGCTTACGACATTTTTGGCTCTCCGGATGATCGGAAACTGCAATCCTGTGCCACCCTGTTTGCGGCGGTTTCTCCGGTCGGCTCAGTGTTCGATCGCCTGCTCGATCAATATTTTGACGGTGAGCATGATTCCAAGACGCTGCGCCTGCTGGCAGATTAG